From a region of the Arvicanthis niloticus isolate mArvNil1 chromosome 6, mArvNil1.pat.X, whole genome shotgun sequence genome:
- the Glod4 gene encoding glyoxalase domain-containing protein 4, with protein MATRRALHFVFKVGNRVQTVHFFRDVLGMQVLRHEEFEEGCKAACNGPYDGKWSKTMVGFGPEDDHFVAELTYNYGIGDYKLGNDFMGITLASSQAVSNARKLEWPLSKVAEGVFETEAPGGYKFYLQDRSPSQSDPVLKVTLAVSDLQKSLTYWSDLLGMKIYEQDEEKQRVLLGYAENQCKLELQGIQGAVDHAAAFGRIAFSCPQKELPDLEDLMKRESQSILTPLVSLDTPGKATVQVVILADPDGHEICFVGDEAFRELSKMDPKGSKLLDDAMAADKSDEWFATRNKPKASG; from the exons ATGGCCACTCGTCGAGCTCTGCACTTCGTTTTCAAAGTGGGGAACCGCGTCCAGACGGTGCATTTCTTTCGAGATGTCCTAGGGATGCAG GTTTTACGCCATGAGGAATTTGAAGAAGGCTGCAAAGCTGCATGTAATGG GCCTTATGATGGGAAGTGGAGTAAAACAATGGTGGGATTTGGGCCTGAGGATGATCATTTTGTTGCAGAGCTGACATACAATTATGGCATCGGAGACTACAAACTTGGCAATGACTTCATG GGAATCACGCTTGCTTCCAGCCAGGCTGTCAGCAATGCCAGGAAGCTGGAGTGGCCACTCAGTAAAGTTGCAGAAGGGGTTTTTGAAACTGAGGCCCCAGGAGGATATAAGTTCTACTTACAGGATAGAAGTCCATCTCAGTCAG ATCCTGTATTAAAGGTGACTCTAGCAGTGTCTGATCTCCAGAAGTCCTTGACCTACTGGTCTGATCTCCTGGGAATGAAAATTTATGAGCAAGACGAGGAAAAGCAACGGGTTTTGCTGGGCTACGCTGAAAACCAG TGTAAGCTGGAACTACAGGGCATTCAGGGTGCAGTTGACCATGCAGCAGCCTTTGGAAGAATTGCCTTTTCTTGTCCTCAGAAGGAA TTGCCAGACTTAGAAGACTTGATGAAAAGGGAGAGCCAATCGATCCTGACCCCGTTGGTGAGTCTGGACACCCCAGGGAAAGCGACAGTGCAAGTGGTCATCCTGGCTGACCCT GATGGACATGAAATTTGCTTTGTTGGGGATGAAGCTTTTCGAGAGCTCTCTAAGATGGATCCAAAAGGAAGCAAATTATTGGATGAT